A stretch of Ranitomeya variabilis isolate aRanVar5 chromosome 3, aRanVar5.hap1, whole genome shotgun sequence DNA encodes these proteins:
- the LOC143818359 gene encoding speedy protein 1-A-like yields the protein MVVTYFRRAGLRSSEYGTFFFPALFLANQFEEDVPYQRKIYRWALRWTWSMKKDRLLQFRNVLFTRMGFRAWVDRATCDLIMAQDPDHWAWKRDRNIHHSWAIRWFRRNNALPCSLCNIVPCKKEEDTNI from the exons ATGGTCGTCACTTACTTCAGGAGAGCAGGACTGCGATCTTCAGAATATGGAACCTTCTTCTTTCCAGCTCT GTTTTTAGCCAACCAGTTTGAAGAAGACGTGCCATATCAACGGAAGATCTACCGCTGGGCCCTCAGATGGACGTGGAGCATGAAGAAGGACCGACTTCTACAATTCCGCAATGTTCTTTTCACCAGGATGGGATTTCGTGCTTGGGTGGATCGAGCCACCTGTGATCTG ATCATGGCACAAGACCCTGACCACTGGGCATGGAAGAGAGACAGGAATATCCATCACAGCTGGGCAATTCGTTGGTTCAGGAGGAATAATGCCTTACCCTGCTCTCTCTGTAACATCGTTCCATGCAAGAAGGAGGAAGATACGAATATCTAA